In a genomic window of Melopsittacus undulatus isolate bMelUnd1 chromosome 1, bMelUnd1.mat.Z, whole genome shotgun sequence:
- the NDUFB9 gene encoding NADH dehydrogenase [ubiquinone] 1 beta subcomplex subunit 9: MAAYLTHQQKVLRLYKKSLRHLESWCIHRDKYRYFAVLLRDRFDKNKDVKDMVKATELLMAGEEEFWANQHPQPYIFPDSPGGTSYERYECYKLPEWVLDYWHPSEKAMYPDYFAKREQWKKLQRESWEKELKQLEEETPPGGPTTEALPPARKEGHLPPLWWQYVTRPREMPT; encoded by the exons ATGGCGGCGTACCTGACGCACCAGCAGAAGGTGCTGCGGCTGTACAAGAAGTCCCTGCGGCACCTCGAGTCCTGGTGCATCCACCG AGACAAGTACCGCTACTTTGCCGTGCTCCTGAGGGACCGGTTTGATAAGAACAAGGATGTGAAGGATATGGTGAAAGCTACGGAGCTGCTGATGGCAGGCGAGGAGGAGTTCTGGGCAAACCAGCATCCGCAGCCATACATCTTCCCTGACTCCCCTGGGGGCACTTCCTATGAGAGATACGAGTGCTACAAG CTCCCTGAATGGGTCTTGGATTACTGGCATCCATCTGAGAAGGCAATGTATCCTGACTACTTTGCCAAACGAGAGCAATGGAAGAAGCTGCAGCGGGAGAGCTGGGAGAAAGAG CTTAAGCAGCTAGAAGAAGAAACTCCACCTGGTGGTCCAACAACTGAAGCTCTGCCTCCAGCTCGTAAGGAAGGGCATCTGCCCCCGCTGTGGTGGCAGTATGTTACAAGACCCCGTGAGATGCCCACATAA